The Bos indicus x Bos taurus breed Angus x Brahman F1 hybrid chromosome 11, Bos_hybrid_MaternalHap_v2.0, whole genome shotgun sequence sequence CGGCCGAAGGGGCCCTCAGAGCAGAGACGCCGCCTCCTGGCCACGTGGGGtccctcctgcctgccctggggAGCCCGGTGGACCCTGAAGCCCCGTTGAACCGAGACCCTCGACTGCTTCAAGGACCACTCACCCTAGTCACTTTCAGGCTTGCAGCTTTCTGTAGAGACCAAGACAAAGCCAGGAGTGAGAAGACGCCCCGCACAGGGGCCCAgacccctcaccccctgcagcCTGGACGTGGGTCACGGAGACCCAGAGCGGGGCCCCCCGGGGCTCCCTGTGACCCGTCACAGCGCTGATGTCTCCCCACGGAGGGGccggggaggggcgggaggggatggagggagggaccCGGGGCATGAAGAGGACGCAGAGGGGACCCGGGGGGTGCCATAGGGCCGGGCCCTCACCCGTCTGCTCAGGTGTGAAGACGTCCTCCAGGGAAAAGCCCTTGCGCTGGACGAATTTCTTAAAAGCCTCCAGGGCCTCTGGGTTCACGTCGGGATTCCTACCTGCAGGCCAGGTGCCTGGTGAGTCAGGCCTCAGGGGACAcccaggagggcaggaggagtatgTCTGGAGTGGACGCTGAGCAGGCGCGGAGGAGACGGGCCCCTTCCAGCTGGCAGGTCCCGGGGAAAGTGGGGGGAAGCCCCGGGGGACACCTAAGTCCCTGGGGGTCCGGGGGGACCCAGGCCAGATCCCAGAGCCACCTGCAGGGTCAGGCCCCTGACCTGGAAGGGCTCCCCTCCCAGAGGAGCTGCGCTGCCCTCTGACCAGAGAACCCTGGCCTTCACCCGCTGAGAACTCCTCCGTCAGCGCCTCCTGCCTCCAGAAGCGGGACTCAGAATGTGCCCCTGGAGCAGTCTGTTGGGCCAGAGGGCGCTGCTGCTGCACAGACCCCGGGCACCAGCTGACTGCCTGCACAGGCCCCGGGCAGCAGGGCCAGCGGCGGGCCTGTGCGCATCTCGTGCCTCAAGTGCTGCCCCTTCAGAGGCGCTGAAGCCCTGGGCAGAGAAGGGCTGTTGCTGGGCGGGCAGGGCCCCTGGAGCAGAGACGGGGCCAGGCCAGGAGAGGGGACTCACTCAAGAGCTTGGCTGTTCTGAACCTTCCCGCTTCGAACGGCCCTTCATAGTAAAACACGAGGTGGTCCTTTGCGGGCAGCTCCTCCACATCCACGTGCGTCTTGCCCCTCGCTGCGGAGGGCCACGGGCCGGGCGTGTTAGCAGCGAGTCCTGGCACCTGGCTTGGTGGCGGTGGGGGGCCCCGATTGCCATGCCCCCCTGGATCTAGTCACCTGTCCTCTGGTGCCCCCGCCTACCCTGAGCCCCAGCAGGGGGCTCCCCATCCTGACGGCCCCCTTTTGGCCGCAGGACCCAGCCTGGGGCTCCCACTCTGGGGCCCCACCCCGCCGTCCCGGACTCACAGGCGGTGTAAGTGCCGGGCCTGTTGGTCTTCTCCAGGACGACGTCCACGTTGTAGCAGAAGCCCCGGGTCCTGGAGGACACAGCCCCGTGCACAGGGGCCTGAGGTCCCCTCCGCCCTGGGGATGCTCGGGGTCCCCACCCCGACCCTAGAGCAGCGCAGGGGACCCCGACTCCGGGTGGAGCCTTCTGCTCTGCCCCCATCCCGGCAGAGCCCTGGCCCCTTCTGCAGAGTTCAGAGGGCGTTCAGCCTCTCCCCATGCCTACAGGACGGCGGGAGGACCCTGAAGGGGCTGGGCTCGCGGCCTCTGCCCAGCCCGGCCTGATAAAGGGCCTCGGGCCTGGGGCCAGCGGGCGGCCATGAGCAGCCCCAACACTCACCTGTGTGTCGTGGAGGCCCACACATGGGTGTCGCTCAGGACGGAGAACGTGACGGGGAACACGCTGTCCCCTGTGTGGCCCTCGGTCTCCACGAAGGCCGTGATGAACCACTTCCCCGAAATCTGAAACACGCGTGAGCCAGGCAGCCGCCTCTCCTCCACCTCGCCAGCCACCCCGCCACAGCCAGCTCCCTCGACCCGATGCCCCCCGGAGCCCCTCAGACACCCCCAGGCTGCCCCCCGGCACATCTGAGGTCCCCTCCTTCCAGCACCTTCCTGGGGCGCAGCGTGGGGCTGAGTGCACGGGACAGAGGCCCCTTGGCCCCCAGTCTCCCAGCCCTGGCGGTCTCTGTCTGTGGGAGGGCCAGGGCCGAGCCCTAAACTGCGTCTCCCTCCTGACCCCGAGACGCTGGCCTCCGTGGACAGGGAGGGCTCAGCCCGggacccccgacccccaccctcccccggAGCCTCACATCCGGCCCCTGGAAGGACAGGCTGTCCCGGGCCTGCAGGGCTGAGGTCAGGCCGAGGGTGACGGTCAGAATCAGGGCCAGGGTCCTCATCTCGGGGGCTCTGGGCTCACGCCGCCAGCAGGTCCTTCCTCTGAGGCTCCGAAAGGCTCTGTGGGCCCTCCCTCAGCCGCCCTTTGTAGCCCCAGCCCAGGGTCCTGGGGCACTTGGCACAGACCCCCTGCACTCTGCGGCCAGCTGGCAAGGGAACCTGTCATTTCCACCCACGGCTCATTAAGCTGCAGGGCCCCACGCGGTCTGTGGGGGGCGGAGGGCCGTCTTGCAGCTGGGGCGACAGGAGGGGCCTGTGGCCTCGCCTCAGCCTGCTCCCTTCTCTGAGCGCACGTCCCCCGTCCTGCAGGGTCTTCCGCGAGCGCGAGGTCTGACCCGCAGGCAAACAGGGTGGGCAAGGAATGAGAGGCAGGCATCCAGCTCAGCCCTGGCCTTGCCGCCTTGGTGGCCAGTTGCCCCTGCGGCCCCCCGGCCTGCGATCTTCTGCACCGTTTGACGGTTCGGGGCTCAGCTTCAGCACGGCCTCCTCGGGGAGTCCCCCCAGGTACACCCCAACTGTGACACATTCCCTGTGGGTTGTCTGTGGAGAACAGTTTTCATGTCCTGGGCCCCTAGACTGGGGAGGATGAGAACTGTAGAAGCGTATTCCCTGCCAGTGCCGAGGCCCCAAGTCTGAGATCCAGGTGCCGGTAGGGCCGGCCCCCTGCAGTCTCCGGGgctgggcggggggtgggggtccctcctgcctcctgcagctCCCGGCGGCCCCTGGCTTGTGGCCACACACCCCCGACCCTCCACTCCGTCTCCTCACACCTTCTCCCGTGTGTCTGTCTGGacaccagccctgggctgcagggcGAATCGCCTCACCATTGGTAACCTAGTCCCAGCTCACAGGCCCACTTCCGTCAGCTCCTAGGCCCACTGCCCTGGAGCTCCCACCTGAATGACCACACCGGTGTCTGTCCACCTGtctgagccctgggtggggagccTGCCTGCTTGTCCACAACTGCACGTCCAGGGCACAGGGGGACCCCTGCCCTGAGGGGCCGTCCAGCCTGCTCCTCGTGGTGGCCCCTCACCATGTCTGACCCCCTCTGTGGTGTCCAGCTGTCTGCATTTCACAGCAGCCAGCTCAAGGACACAGCACTGGGCCAGGGCAGGGCCGCCTTCTCTCCCCGGGGACAGAGGAGATTCTGGTCTTGGCACGCTTTCCTGGGACTCAGGGCTGACCGAGAAGGCGGCCAGGGCCACAGGTGGACCCTGGGGCCCCACAAAAGAATGTCTGTGCCGCCCGGGGCAGGGTGTGCCCCTCCCACCACCACGCACTCGCATGACCCTAGGCCCTGGGGGCGGAACTGAATGTTCAGCTGGACCCAGTAATTACCGTGATTGCCATCCAAGGTGCCACTGAGCAGAGCCTGCCCTCCCCAGGTGGTCAGAGGGCAGGCCCAGTGCCCTTTCAGGAGGCGAGGAGGCAGGTCCGGCTACAGGGAGAGGCTCTCGTGTTCCTGGTCTGTGTGACCCTCTCCTGGGGCCTGGCAGGACGGTGCCCCTTGCCACGTCTTGGAGAGACAGGGTGTCCCCTGGACCCGGGACGCCTTGGCTTCTGCAGAggcccctcagcccagcccactGTCACAAGACGCCTGGA is a genomic window containing:
- the LOC113901867 gene encoding odorant-binding protein 2b-like, encoding MCRGAAWGCLRGSGGHRVEGAGCGGVAGEVEERRLPGSRVFQISGKWFITAFVETEGHTGDSVFPVTFSVLSDTHVWASTTHRTRGFCYNVDVVLEKTNRPGTYTASRGKTHVDVEELPAKDHLVFYYEGPFEAGRFRTAKLLSRNPDVNPEALEAFKKFVQRKGFSLEDVFTPEQTESCKPESD